AGAGTAAATTTGAAGAGAGATCCAAGTACGTTAGAACCGGTAAATCGCCAAGCTGAGGCGGAATCTTGCCGGTAAATTGATTATGGGACAGATTCAGCTCGGTTAGTTCTTTCCAGAACTGAACCAACTTGGGAATTTCGCCGGCGAACTGGTTTTCTTGCATGTCGAGCTTTTGAAGTTTCTGCAACTCTGTTATACAAGAAGGAACTCCACCGGAGAATTTGTTCCTGCTGATGTCAAACCGAACTAGCTCTTTCAATTTGCAAATCTCCTCTGGCAATTGGCCGGAGAAGTTGTTACCGGAAATCAACAACACTTGGAGATCGCGAGCAAGACTTATCGCCGGCGGAATGGAGCCCTGAAATTGATTATCCGACATCTGTATGCTATTAAGCTTAGGGAGTTTCCAGAACGAGTCCGGTACCTCGCCGGAAAGTTGATTGTCCTCGACTCTGACATATACAAGAGAATCACAAGCGCCGTACGATTCTGGGAAATTCCCAGAGAAGCTGTTgctgaataaaataaatttctgaAGGCGGTTTTGTTGGCAGAGAAATTTCGGAATATTACCTTCGAAATGGTTGGAAGAGAAATCAATCTCAGTAAAGGGAGAGTTGAGACCCAAATTTTGGGGAAGTGTCCCAGAAAAGCTATTGTTGAACAGTTTCAAATCTGTAAGATGTGGGCTCGAAGCTAAACTCTCCGGAAACTCCCCTTCCAGGAAATTGTCATTGAGATGCAGAATTTCTAGAGGGATCGCAGCAAATTTATCCGGTAACTTTCCGGTGAGACTATTCTGCGAGAGGTCGAGACGTGACAGAGAAGTCCAATTACCGATGCTCTCTGGCAATTCACCGGAGATTCGGTTATTGTAGAGTTGGATACTCTGTATGCTCCTGAGTCCGCCGATTGAATCCGGGAGCGGGCCAGATATCGAATTGAAAGTTAAATCAAGATTGGTAAGCATAGCAAGTTTTCCGATGGAACCAGGAATGGGTCCGATGAGATTTGCTGTGGTTATAAACATATTTTCGAGTTTTGACAGGTTTCCGTATTCGGACGGTAAGGGACTCGGTTTGAAGGGATTATAAGCGATGGCCATTTCGGTTAGCTGACTGAGATTTCCCAGAACAGAGGGGACAGGGCCGTCGAGCAAATTCATCGTCAAACGAAGCACTCTGAGCGCCGGCAACTGGCCGAAACTGAGAGGAACATCGCCGGTGAAATTATTGGAGGAGAGATCGAGAATTTGAAGCTGTGTGAAAAGAGGGGAAAACTCGGGCAGCCTACCGACAAGTAGATTAGAGGAAAGATTGAGGAGTTGGAGGTgagaacagagagagaaggaagggGAGAGTAAAGTTCCATTGATGTTGGTGACTGTGATAGAAAGGTTTTGAAGGGTGGGAATCCGGCAGAAATCGTAGGGAAATCCGCCGGCGATGTTGGAAGTGGTCAAATTAATGGCAAGAACAGAAAAGTTAGTGGAATCGCAGGTGATGCCAGTCCAAGAACAGGGGGTGTGAGCTTGGTTGGGAACCCAATCCTTCAAAGCTCCATCGGGATCGTCGAGATGGGTGTTCTTGACACGAATCAGAATATCGTAGTCGACGTTGGAGAAGAGACCCACAGCGAAGAAGTGGAAGAAGGAGAGAGTGAAAAGCAGAAAGACAGAGGATGgtggaaagttcaaaaatggcatctttagagagagaaagagagggcGGTGATTTTGGATTGGTAATGGATGATGAAACAGAGGTTTGGATTTATAAGTGGAGTGTGGAAATTGTGAGACCCATACATGATGTGAACCAAgcaaatcatttttaatttattttatttttatttcaaaaacaaacaaataaatattttagaatacgggaaagagaaaggaatcacttttttttaattaattaatgggtgggtaaattagatttaattaCATGAAACGtgattcctttttatttttttgggaaaagtaaaaaataataataataataaaatgaaggaGCTTGGTTGCTAAATTCCATTTTACAGCTCACACTATAAGGAGTGTGCTTCTAGAAGGATACATTTGTCTCCTAAAatagataattatttaattctgaTTCCTGTTGCAgccaatcaaaattttaaattattccaggttacataaatttaataacaaatttttattatcctAAACCCAATTTTCCAATTCTAAAATCATTTCTATTTCTTGGTGCAATTTTATGTACGTCTTGTAAATCATATCAATTAGTGCTTTCGTGTCCTTTTCCaattatataattcaattcTCTCCTCTCTGGTTATTgcccttctttctctctcttatcatatatgtatttttatttatttttattaaatcacTAAAGAGATAATCTTTCGCTCGTACAAGTAAGTAATATGACCACATTACATAAAACGCATGAAAATATTGGGATCACCAAATATCGAAAGTGTAGTAAATAATtgacttttatatatatatatatatataagaaaaagcaatttatttatgtatttagaAAAATGGTTGGAAATGGAATGAAAAAGTGAatggagaaaaacaaaaagaaaaacacaagagTCAACCGCACGAAAAGGTGTTAGTAAAGCATGGTGGTAGCGCAGTGTTCCAAAAGGGACACACATTATATggcttcatttttattttattttttattaataaaataagttagtGGTCATATTATCTTTCCAATTCTGTTCtactcaaaaataaaattttaatttcctaTGTGCAGatatttagatattaataataacatttaaatttgatatttggagaaatggagagaaaaatgaaaagaaaaaattggttaaatattcaaaagaattgaaagctATGTGTGAGGTATATATTGGGTGGAAGAAGATGGGTAAATGGATCGCTTATAACTTAAAATTGTGATAAAATGATTCCTAATTCATTCCAAATGGTCGGTTACTATCTCACTATTTATTTCAGAATAtattcttccttttatttctttgtttcatatttttaaaacaactttaaatttcataaattctCATATAAAACCTTAATATTACTATGCTTTTTATCgaataattagaaaaacacGAAACTAGTtcatatcaaatcaaatcaagttGACATTTGATTCTATACCCTTCAAACTATATCTACCAAATGCCTTATGTTACaagtatttatattttgaaagtaatttttatttctttaaaaaaatgataattaatgaTAATTCATTTCTCTAATTTTGAACTTAGTTTACAAACAAAGATGTGGCATACAAATATCTTGTGTTTTCATGCTTTGGGCTTGAAGGCCATAGTCATATAAGCCTAAGTTTATAAATCATATTTGAAGCATTTGGGTCCAAATATGCTGCTGCTACTGCTACTGCACTCCACTATGTGTTAATGCTTTTGTACCCATTTGCCTTTCATGTTGACCCCATTCAAGTCTCTATGGAATATGACGtcattattatttcttattaatGTAAAGTAATGGAGTTAATTATGTTACAGAAAtcatatattattgaattttgaattcattAGGAGGTTGGATTTATTTGGAATAACTGATTTTGGACTGACCGCTTTTTGAACGAGTGTGTGTTTACACTGCCCGCTTTTACAATAAACTACTCCTACGCCACTTTTTGTagcattcatttatttgaccTATGCTGACCGaatatctttattaaaatttagttttttaatctttttttaattttcttatattaaaaGCCAAGTTTtgataaataaacaaaaaatataaattatgggcccaccacgctttCACTGCACCACTTTAATGGTTAAAAGccatttcattaatgtataaATACAAACTACGGTTTTGTTTGAATACCATCTCATTTAAGTATTTATGAAAagaatacttaaaaaaaaacaattattttatataaaaaaaaaaaaaaaaaaaaaaaaaaaaNTTAATTTGAATAGAGTACTAACGTCTTCATTATTGTATTAAATTGTATGGGTTAAAGTATTGCGTGGTAAGGTAACAAATAAAGGATGACATATAAGTacaatcaataaaatattacgcactcataaataaaatatagcaTCATACCTACCATCCAAAAACTGTGGCAtcataatgttttaaatgcgCTTTCACCCtttctaaattctttttaattcttcccaatacaaatataaaatacaaacatttgtattttataaagGAATGCCTTTCAGtttactatttaattttttactgGATCATAATATTTACCTTTACTGAAAACTTTGGTCTCAACTTTGACTAAGCCTATCTTTACATTTTTCACATTTCTTGTATCTTCAATGCTTACAAGATTATTTTActcatccaaaaaaaatcGAATTAAATTAGGATCCCACGACTCAAGGGCACACATGAAATGTATCTTCTTAAAGGTCAGTGTTGCCTTCTTGGTGAAGCCATCTATATGGTTAGCTTTTCTAGGGGCTGACCACATGAAAGTGTAGTGAGAATTTGTTATGTGATTTTGTCCTTCTATGTCGGCCTATAACACAAGAAATTGATTATGCTATCCATTGAAAcgtatatttaatttaatattgataTCCAAAAAACAATATCCACGGTAGAAACAAGTAATGGAAGGTTAGTAAGAATTGTAATGATGGGTGGTTAGAAGAGTGAAATAATTGAGTTGGATTAATTGGGTATCCATAAACAAAGGTGGTAAGgcattatttttgttagaatTAAGACTGAACATTGAAACTGggtttaatttatgaaaacaaaatagtgGATAAGTTTATTatgaggaagaaattaaaagatagTTTGGGTATTGGGACGTTGAATGGTAGGGGATTGAGACTGTTGAACTAATCCGTTTGTGTTGAATGGATGGGTGACCATATAATATACACACACGCCCAACCAACCAAaccaataattattattgaaacacaaaaaaagaagCCAAAAAAGTAAGTTAGTAGACTCATAAGTCAACTTACTTTTTCCAATGCTCACTGCAAGCTGTGCCATTAAATTTAACCTATCATCTTCAATTATGCTCACTCCTACTTTAcaatcaaaaactaaaataaaagcttttattttatttacttactaCGGCCTAAAAATCACCTTTcaaacctaaaaaataaatttgttttctaaaatttattttaattttaaaattggactAAAAAAGTAACCTCGAGTAAATGCATGAATAAACTGGAAAACACATCTGAGCCAGAGCTATTCataattggtttttctttggcttaaatttctaattcatGGTCAATGTTTTATGTCCTTTATTTTATGGttggtttgttttattatataacGTTTCAATGTATCATcaaatcatattgaattttagtgtaagtttctttttattgcgcaatttaaatattctctAATTAGTcgcaatcatttttttttctttttgaacgGTTTTGGTCATCTTAAGGTCATACAATATCTAATGGGACATATCGTGTAAGTGCTCTAGGATTTGatgctttattttttaaaatgattgatCCTCGAGATACACAATgtccttttgatttttcttttaaatttaaactttttttttatttatcaaaatggGTTGAAGTTGACTTAAAAGGAGATCTTTGGAGCTCTTATAAAAGGTGGATTTTTAGAGTATTTTGCTATTTCTTGAAGCATTTCTCACACTTTGAAGGTAAGTAATCCCATGCTTTGAAGATATGTTCGATagtttattcttaaaaatacttttaaagtggtaatcaatttaaatagttaataaattagtaattCCTCAAACATAGTTtctaattaaacaaatatatatattaaaagtaaaattttgaaattgaaggcAGTAAAAATACTATGtataatttgttgaaaattctCGAACAAAACCGTAAAAATTATGTagaaaacatcatttatattttttgttcttcagaaTTAAGTTCAGAAGTTTAATTTATAGAATTATAAGTTTACATACATTTTTTGAAACATAGCTCCAATAATTATGTCACAATAATGCAATGAAAATAAGATCGATTTTGCAAAGTTTAGGCGGTCAATGTTAAGGGCCATATGTTGTCCACTCTCTCCTGGTGGGAAGATTTTTCAAGGTATATAACTTCGACGTGGATGGGACGTGCCACGTCACTTATTCAAGGTATATAACTTCGACGTGGATGGGACGTCgtccaaaaaaggaaaaaaaatgaagaatttaaGAG
This genomic window from Cucurbita pepo subsp. pepo cultivar mu-cu-16 chromosome LG01, ASM280686v2, whole genome shotgun sequence contains:
- the LOC111804836 gene encoding LRR receptor-like serine/threonine-protein kinase HSL2, which translates into the protein MPFLNFPPSSVFLLFTLSFFHFFAVGLFSNVDYDILIRVKNTHLDDPDGALKDWVPNQAHTPCSWTGITCDSTNFSVLAINLTTSNIAGGFPYDFCRIPTLQNLSITVTNINGTLLSPSFSLCSHLQLLNLSSNLLVGRLPEFSPLFTQLQILDLSSNNFTGDVPLSFGQLPALRVLRLTMNLLDGPVPSVLGNLSQLTEMAIAYNPFKPSPLPSEYGNLSKLENMFITTANLIGPIPGSIGKLAMLTNLDLTFNSISGPLPDSIGGLRSIQSIQLYNNRISGELPESIGNWTSLSRLDLSQNSLTGKLPDKFAAIPLEILHLNDNFLEGEFPESLASSPHLTDLKLFNNSFSGTLPQNLGLNSPFTEIDFSSNHFEGNIPKFLCQQNRLQKFILFSNSFSGNFPESYGACDSLVYVRVEDNQLSGEVPDSFWKLPKLNSIQMSDNQFQGSIPPAISLARDLQVLLISGNNFSGQLPEEICKLKELVRFDISRNKFSGGVPSCITELQKLQKLDMQENQFAGEIPKLVQFWKELTELNLSHNQFTGKIPPQLGDLPVLTYLDLSSNLLSGEIPEELTKLKPDQFNLSNNKLTGKVPSGLDNEQFVGSLLGNPGLCSSDLKPLRRCSKSKPSSFYVLVILSVLAFVLIGSLIWVIKFKMNLLGKSKSPWTATKFQRVGFDEEDVIPHLTKGNIIGSGGSGTVFKVNLKTGQTVAAKSLWRGHNQSDIESVFQSEVETLGRIRHANIVKLIFSCSNGEGSRILVYEYMENGSLGDVLHENKSEALSDWSKRLNIAMGAAQGLAYLHHDCVPPIIHRDVKSNNILLDAEFCPRVADFGLAKTLERQTEGNDAGVMSRIAGSYGYIAPEYGYTMKVTEKSDVYSFGVVLMELVTGKRPNDPSFGENRDIVKWVTEAALAEVEEKGLSLDEIIDEKLDPRTCEVEEIAKILDVAVLCTSALPIDRPSMRKVVEMIRDTKLPPSKS